One Sphingobacteruim zhuxiongii DNA window includes the following coding sequences:
- a CDS encoding TatD family hydrolase codes for MLINIHSHSISTNAPEDFVLPNCIVSKDYLYEQACSAGIHPWYIDLDEEAQWAALEQYAGKPQVLAIGECGLDKLTSTEWNKQIRVFEKQITLANALKKPLIIHCVRAYHEVFISLLRKEVKVPVIFHGFDRNWPLAEQLLKNKNYYLSLGTAILKGKLDDVIQHIPLDRFFLETDDKPTKISDIYAYFCRVRKLSTIQVEDQISTNFNSVFKST; via the coding sequence ATGCTGATTAATATTCACTCGCATTCCATTTCGACCAATGCTCCGGAAGATTTTGTGCTTCCAAATTGTATCGTATCGAAAGATTACCTCTATGAACAGGCCTGTTCCGCAGGTATACATCCTTGGTATATTGATTTAGATGAGGAGGCACAATGGGCAGCGCTCGAACAGTACGCTGGCAAGCCTCAGGTTCTTGCTATCGGAGAATGCGGTTTAGATAAGCTGACAAGCACGGAGTGGAATAAACAGATTCGGGTATTCGAAAAACAAATAACGCTCGCTAACGCGCTTAAAAAGCCGCTCATCATTCATTGTGTTCGCGCCTATCATGAGGTTTTCATTTCGCTTTTACGAAAAGAGGTTAAGGTTCCGGTTATATTTCATGGATTTGATCGAAACTGGCCCCTTGCTGAGCAACTGTTAAAGAATAAAAACTACTACCTTTCCTTAGGTACAGCGATCTTAAAAGGCAAATTGGATGATGTCATTCAGCATATCCCTTTGGATCGTTTTTTCTTAGAAACTGACGATAAACCAACGAAAATCTCAGATATTTATGCTTATTTTTGCCGAGTTCGAAAATTGTCTACAATACAGGTAGAGGATCAGATTTCGACTAATTTTAATAGCGTATTTAAATCAACTTAA
- a CDS encoding histone deacetylase family protein, translated as MTNFSALLKIAHHKAYIHPLASTHRFPMIKYELIPEQLLYEGLVQTHNFFEPQLVDRELIYLAHDKAYVDALLDLQLDPMMIRRIGFPMSQTLVDRERYLIDGTIKACDAAMQYGVAFNTAGGTHHAGRDFGEGFCLLNDQAVAAAYLYHQKLAKKILIIDLDVHQGNGTAHIFENHPDIITFSIHGEKNFPFKKEKSHIDIGLSEGIEDDAYLDLLAQELERVFQQIQPDFVFYQAGVDVLATDKLGKFKLTQEGCKNRDELVFQACKANHTPVEVSMGGGYSVQIKDIVNAHVNTYRTAIHIYDL; from the coding sequence GTGACAAATTTTTCAGCATTGTTAAAAATAGCGCATCATAAAGCATACATACACCCATTAGCTTCGACTCATCGATTTCCGATGATTAAGTATGAGCTCATTCCTGAACAATTGCTATATGAAGGTCTTGTACAAACTCATAACTTTTTCGAACCACAATTAGTTGATAGAGAACTAATCTATTTGGCACATGATAAAGCTTATGTTGACGCATTGTTAGACCTGCAGCTCGACCCAATGATGATCCGAAGAATTGGATTTCCAATGTCGCAAACCTTAGTAGATCGCGAACGTTATCTAATCGATGGTACAATTAAAGCCTGTGACGCAGCGATGCAATATGGGGTCGCTTTCAATACGGCTGGAGGAACACATCATGCAGGGAGGGACTTCGGAGAGGGCTTTTGTTTGTTGAACGATCAAGCAGTTGCTGCTGCTTATTTGTATCATCAGAAGCTCGCAAAGAAAATCTTAATCATTGACCTCGACGTGCATCAAGGAAATGGAACAGCACATATTTTTGAAAATCATCCTGATATCATCACTTTTTCTATTCATGGAGAAAAGAATTTCCCCTTTAAGAAGGAGAAGTCCCATATCGATATTGGATTATCCGAAGGAATAGAAGACGATGCCTACCTAGACTTATTAGCGCAAGAACTCGAACGCGTATTCCAACAAATACAACCAGATTTTGTATTTTACCAAGCTGGTGTTGATGTACTCGCTACGGACAAACTCGGAAAGTTCAAATTAACACAAGAAGGCTGCAAAAATAGAGATGAGTTAGTCTTTCAAGCCTGTAAAGCAAATCATACACCAGTAGAAGTTAGTATGGGCGGAGGTTATTCTGTGCAAATTAAAGATATCGTTAATGCACATGTAAACACATACCGCACTGCTATTCATATTTACGATTTATAA